In Cervus canadensis isolate Bull #8, Minnesota chromosome 6, ASM1932006v1, whole genome shotgun sequence, one DNA window encodes the following:
- the BMP4 gene encoding bone morphogenetic protein 4 isoform X2 produces MQEGRGGRREGTGAELGPEARSHSVVPSRATHCRSSSEPFQQVCSRLAVKNHGLLLYALFSVILLGGASHASLIPETGKKKVAEIQGHAGGRRSGQSHELLRDFEATLLQMFGLRRRPQPSKSAVIPDYMRDLYRLQSGEEEEEEQIQGIGLEYPERPASRANTVRSFHHEEHLENIPGTSENSAFRFLFNLSSIPENEVISSAELRLFREQVDQGPDWEQGFHRINIYEVMKPPAEAVPGHLITRLLDTRLVHHNVTRWETFDVSPAVLRWTREKQPNYGLAIEVTHLHQTRTHQGQHVRISRSLPQGSGDWAQLRPLLVTFGHDGRGHALTRRRRAKRSPKHHPQRARKKNKNCRRHSLYVDFSDVGWNDWIVAPPGYQAFYCHGDCPFPLADHLNSTNHAIVQTLVNSVNSSIPKACCVPTELSAISMLYLDEYDKVVLKNYQEMVVEGCGCR; encoded by the exons atgcaagagggcagaggaggaaggagggagggaacgGGAGCGGAGCTCGGCCCGGAAGCTAG GAGCCATTCCGTAGTGCCATCCAGAGCAACGCACTGCCGCAGCTCCTCTGAGCCTTTCCAGCAAGTTTGTTCAAGATTGGCTGTCAAGAATCATGGACTGTTATTATATGCCTTGTTTTCTGTCA TCCTGCTAGGAGGCGCGAGCCATGCTAGTTTGATACCTGAGACGGGGAAGAAAAAAGTCGCCGAGATTCAGGGCCACGCGGGAGGACGCCGCTCAGGGCAGAGCCATGAGCTCCTTCGGGACTTCGAGGCCACACTTCTGCAGATGTTCGGGCTGCGCCGCCGCCCGCAGCCTAGCAAGAGCGCAGTCATCCCGGATTACATGCGGGATCTTTACCGGCTTCAgtctggggaggaggaagaggaagagcagATCCAGGGCATCGGTCTGGAGTATCCTGAGCGCCCCGCCAGTCGGGCCAACACCGTGAGGAGCTTCCACCACGAAG AACATCTGGAGAACATCCCAGGGACCAGCGAAAACTCTGCTTTTCGTTTCCTCTTTAACCTCAGCAGCATCCCAGAGAACGAGGTGATCTCATCTGCCGAGCTTCGACTCTTCCGGGAGCAGGTGGACCAGGGCCCTGACTGGGAGCAGGGCTTTCATCGTATAAACATTTATGAGGTTATGAAGCCCCCGGCAGAAGCGGTGCCTGGGCACCTCATCACACGACTACTGGACACAAGACTGGTCCACCACAATGTGACGCGGTGGGAAACTTTTGATGTGAGCCCTGCAGTCCTTCGCTGGACCCGGGAGAAGCAGCCCAACTACGGGCTGGCCATTGAGGTGACCCACCTCCATCAGACACGGACCCACCAGGGCCAGCATGTCAGGATTAGCCGATCGTTACCTCAAGGGAGTGGGGATTGGGCCCAGCTCCGGCCCCTCCTGGTCACCTTTGGCCATGATGGCCGGGGACATGCCTTGACCCGACGCCGGAGGGCCAAGCGTAGCCCCAAGCATCACCCACAGAGGGCCCGGAAGAAGAATAAGAACTGCCGGCGCCACTCGCTCTATGTGGACTTCAGTGATGTGGGCTGGAACGACTGGATTGTGGCCCCACCAGGCTACCAGGCCTTCTACTGCCACGGGGACTGCCCCTTTCCGCTGGCCGACCACCTCAACTCCACCAACCATGCCATTGTGCAGACCCTCGTCAACTCTGTCAACTCCAGCATCCCCAAAGCCTGTTGTGTTCCCACCGAACTGAGCGCCATCTCCATGCTGTACTTGGATGAGTATGACAAGGTGGTTCTGAAAAATTATCAGGAGATGGTAGTGGAGGGATGTGGGTGCCGCTGA
- the BMP4 gene encoding bone morphogenetic protein 4 isoform X1 encodes MIPGNRMLMVVLLCQVLLGGASHASLIPETGKKKVAEIQGHAGGRRSGQSHELLRDFEATLLQMFGLRRRPQPSKSAVIPDYMRDLYRLQSGEEEEEEQIQGIGLEYPERPASRANTVRSFHHEEHLENIPGTSENSAFRFLFNLSSIPENEVISSAELRLFREQVDQGPDWEQGFHRINIYEVMKPPAEAVPGHLITRLLDTRLVHHNVTRWETFDVSPAVLRWTREKQPNYGLAIEVTHLHQTRTHQGQHVRISRSLPQGSGDWAQLRPLLVTFGHDGRGHALTRRRRAKRSPKHHPQRARKKNKNCRRHSLYVDFSDVGWNDWIVAPPGYQAFYCHGDCPFPLADHLNSTNHAIVQTLVNSVNSSIPKACCVPTELSAISMLYLDEYDKVVLKNYQEMVVEGCGCR; translated from the exons ATGATTCCTGGTAACCGAATGCTGATGGTCGTTTTATTATGCCAAGTCCTGCTAGGAGGCGCGAGCCATGCTAGTTTGATACCTGAGACGGGGAAGAAAAAAGTCGCCGAGATTCAGGGCCACGCGGGAGGACGCCGCTCAGGGCAGAGCCATGAGCTCCTTCGGGACTTCGAGGCCACACTTCTGCAGATGTTCGGGCTGCGCCGCCGCCCGCAGCCTAGCAAGAGCGCAGTCATCCCGGATTACATGCGGGATCTTTACCGGCTTCAgtctggggaggaggaagaggaagagcagATCCAGGGCATCGGTCTGGAGTATCCTGAGCGCCCCGCCAGTCGGGCCAACACCGTGAGGAGCTTCCACCACGAAG AACATCTGGAGAACATCCCAGGGACCAGCGAAAACTCTGCTTTTCGTTTCCTCTTTAACCTCAGCAGCATCCCAGAGAACGAGGTGATCTCATCTGCCGAGCTTCGACTCTTCCGGGAGCAGGTGGACCAGGGCCCTGACTGGGAGCAGGGCTTTCATCGTATAAACATTTATGAGGTTATGAAGCCCCCGGCAGAAGCGGTGCCTGGGCACCTCATCACACGACTACTGGACACAAGACTGGTCCACCACAATGTGACGCGGTGGGAAACTTTTGATGTGAGCCCTGCAGTCCTTCGCTGGACCCGGGAGAAGCAGCCCAACTACGGGCTGGCCATTGAGGTGACCCACCTCCATCAGACACGGACCCACCAGGGCCAGCATGTCAGGATTAGCCGATCGTTACCTCAAGGGAGTGGGGATTGGGCCCAGCTCCGGCCCCTCCTGGTCACCTTTGGCCATGATGGCCGGGGACATGCCTTGACCCGACGCCGGAGGGCCAAGCGTAGCCCCAAGCATCACCCACAGAGGGCCCGGAAGAAGAATAAGAACTGCCGGCGCCACTCGCTCTATGTGGACTTCAGTGATGTGGGCTGGAACGACTGGATTGTGGCCCCACCAGGCTACCAGGCCTTCTACTGCCACGGGGACTGCCCCTTTCCGCTGGCCGACCACCTCAACTCCACCAACCATGCCATTGTGCAGACCCTCGTCAACTCTGTCAACTCCAGCATCCCCAAAGCCTGTTGTGTTCCCACCGAACTGAGCGCCATCTCCATGCTGTACTTGGATGAGTATGACAAGGTGGTTCTGAAAAATTATCAGGAGATGGTAGTGGAGGGATGTGGGTGCCGCTGA